The following are encoded together in the uncultured Sphaerochaeta sp. genome:
- a CDS encoding putative peptidoglycan glycosyltransferase FtsW, whose product MDIRRDFDDWRQKEEPLEEGGRNLSAFTFLCIVILVTSLGLIMLYSASYNEALIHGLPHHYFFTRQLMFVALAVVLWLVIRYIPLRWIENISYFALIVSMILLLMTLFSPFGQERLGSKRWLQIGPIPSFQPSEFAKVGIILFFAAYHRKDRSDQSMFLRHGLPIVISLVITLLILLQRDYSSAILFLFICFAMLIASGFRILHMVILLAFLLPPAIVAMFSQSYRVKRIFSFLFPSLDPSGMSYQVSTGLKAISSGGLFGVGLGNGVYKLGLLPEVQSDFIFASVCEELGLVGGAFILALFLMFAILGYHASRRMQDRDRFLSLMAFGLTSMVLFQAILNLGVVTALLPPTGIPLPFFSQGGTNILVVLLSCAMLYRILLISSGRIPLCKSSLGKEERASIQFTSQGGVE is encoded by the coding sequence ATGGATATACGAAGGGATTTTGATGATTGGCGGCAAAAAGAGGAACCACTTGAGGAAGGCGGAAGGAACCTGAGTGCCTTCACTTTCCTTTGTATCGTCATCCTTGTTACCTCTCTTGGGCTGATCATGCTCTACAGCGCCTCATACAATGAAGCCCTGATACATGGACTTCCCCATCACTATTTCTTTACAAGGCAACTGATGTTTGTAGCCTTGGCAGTGGTTCTCTGGTTGGTCATCCGTTATATACCCCTTCGCTGGATTGAGAATATCTCCTATTTCGCATTGATAGTATCCATGATTCTCCTCCTGATGACGCTCTTCAGTCCTTTCGGGCAGGAGCGTCTGGGTTCCAAGCGTTGGCTGCAGATCGGGCCGATTCCATCCTTCCAGCCTTCAGAGTTTGCGAAGGTAGGCATAATTCTATTCTTTGCTGCCTACCATAGGAAGGACCGTAGCGATCAATCCATGTTTCTTCGTCATGGACTGCCCATAGTGATCAGCTTGGTGATTACCTTGCTGATTCTTCTTCAGCGAGACTACTCTTCAGCAATTTTGTTCCTGTTTATTTGTTTTGCCATGTTGATCGCCAGTGGGTTTAGAATTCTTCACATGGTTATTCTTCTTGCATTCCTGCTTCCCCCAGCGATTGTTGCGATGTTCAGTCAATCCTACCGTGTCAAACGAATTTTCTCTTTCCTGTTTCCTTCCCTCGATCCTAGCGGGATGAGTTATCAGGTAAGTACCGGGTTGAAGGCAATTTCTTCAGGGGGGCTGTTTGGGGTAGGCTTGGGCAATGGGGTCTACAAACTTGGCCTTCTTCCTGAAGTCCAGAGTGACTTCATATTTGCCTCGGTTTGCGAGGAGTTGGGACTTGTGGGCGGAGCTTTTATTCTTGCACTCTTTCTCATGTTTGCGATTCTTGGATACCATGCAAGTAGAAGGATGCAGGACAGGGATCGGTTTCTTAGCTTGATGGCCTTCGGCCTGACCAGTATGGTGCTATTTCAAGCTATCCTAAATCTTGGAGTGGTAACTGCATTATTACCGCCCACCGGTATTCCTCTACCGTTCTTCAGCCAAGGGGGAACCAATATTCTGGTGGTGTTGCTGAGCTGTGCTATGCTTTACCGAATTCTCCTGATCAGCAGTGGAAGGATACCACTGTGCAAGAGTTCATTGGGTAAAGAGGAGCGAGCATCGATTCAATTCACCTCCCAAGGGGGCGTTGAATGA
- a CDS encoding phospho-N-acetylmuramoyl-pentapeptide-transferase: MLDRLLFLFVLSFVVTFVISKVLLSFIKKSDIAVKPELKAFQKQKAGTPVLGGLAFTLGTLLVSFFDPLLSNPQVLFPLLALVIFAGIGFLDDHMKSKHSNGDGLPSVVKLLLQMQGALFLLVLAKGQNLLITHIDLVIFQLDLGVGYYLFALLYILYFVNAVNITDGLDALAAGSSLPMLLLLVMLSSKTGSTASSALLGSLLAFLFFNLPPARYFMGDCGSHALGAYIAMSALLMGSELVLFFSSGLFLLELASSLIQIISIRRFGRKVFTIAPLHHAYELKGVKESRIVVAFTLVSWLFAAVSLLISR, encoded by the coding sequence ATGCTTGATAGGTTGCTGTTCCTGTTTGTACTCTCCTTTGTCGTAACCTTCGTTATCTCGAAGGTTCTGTTGTCTTTTATAAAGAAAAGCGACATTGCGGTCAAACCGGAGTTGAAGGCCTTCCAGAAGCAAAAGGCAGGGACTCCCGTCCTCGGTGGCTTGGCATTCACCTTGGGAACTTTGTTGGTATCTTTCTTTGACCCATTACTTTCCAATCCACAGGTGTTGTTTCCCTTGCTTGCCTTGGTCATATTTGCCGGTATCGGGTTCCTGGATGATCATATGAAGAGCAAACACTCCAATGGCGATGGCTTGCCATCGGTAGTGAAACTGTTATTGCAGATGCAGGGAGCCCTGTTTCTTCTGGTCCTGGCCAAGGGACAGAATTTGCTCATCACCCATATTGATCTGGTAATATTCCAACTTGATCTGGGTGTTGGCTACTACCTGTTTGCCCTGCTGTACATTCTCTATTTCGTGAATGCGGTTAATATTACCGATGGGCTTGATGCACTGGCTGCAGGAAGCAGCCTTCCGATGCTTCTCTTGCTGGTGATGCTTTCCTCGAAGACTGGGAGTACAGCTTCCAGTGCATTGCTTGGTTCCTTGCTTGCCTTTCTTTTCTTTAACCTTCCTCCCGCCCGCTATTTCATGGGGGACTGTGGGAGCCATGCGCTTGGGGCTTATATTGCAATGTCAGCTTTGCTGATGGGTTCGGAGCTGGTACTGTTTTTTTCCAGCGGATTATTCCTGCTTGAACTGGCTTCCAGCCTGATACAGATTATTTCCATCAGACGATTTGGCCGAAAGGTATTTACCATTGCGCCACTGCACCATGCATATGAACTCAAGGGAGTGAAAGAGAGCCGTATAGTGGTTGCTTTCACCCTTGTATCCTGGTTGTTTGCAGCAGTCTCACTGTTGATTAGTAGGTGA
- the murF gene encoding UDP-N-acetylmuramoyl-tripeptide--D-alanyl-D-alanine ligase, with translation MNNYQHIDQFFFTPVSIAPLCQAICIRGSSIRIADVQIDSRLCRKGSLFFALKGERTDGFEYINSVSDKGAVAVVVPTERAHEALRSCNCAVLASDDVLASLHALSRSYLSLFPQLKTVGITGSCGKSTTKEAIACIAGQLGPTAKTPGNLNSEYGLPLSTFSLEKESRYGIFEMGIDHVGEMDRMVSILKPDIALLTNIGISHLEKFGSQEIIAHEKAKIFHSGIEAGFVSRSCKYLPSIEKQVSRRLYRYDGDAVKAVDLGLEGWMVTYEGETFQIRAVGKHLLEDVFGAIAIGAYLGASPREIAQALEGFTPMQGRSSVYRSDITIIDDSYNASLDSTRSILSYISSLKWEGEKKIVLGPMKELGNQSRIAHRSVAHLLAKSSFARAYLYGSEMEEAASQLSRQGYAEKISFTENFEELEHTVERQSNRGDLFLLKASRSVGMERLIPSLTEYAARRPMRYA, from the coding sequence ATGAACAACTACCAACATATAGACCAGTTCTTCTTTACTCCTGTATCCATTGCTCCTCTTTGTCAAGCAATATGTATCAGAGGTAGTTCCATACGAATTGCTGATGTGCAGATTGACAGCAGGCTCTGTAGAAAGGGAAGCCTTTTCTTTGCCTTGAAAGGGGAGCGTACCGACGGTTTCGAGTATATCAATTCAGTATCAGATAAAGGGGCTGTTGCAGTTGTAGTGCCTACTGAACGAGCACACGAGGCACTACGCTCATGTAATTGTGCTGTTCTTGCCAGTGATGACGTACTCGCTAGTTTGCATGCGCTATCCCGTTCCTACCTCTCCTTATTCCCCCAGTTGAAAACGGTGGGCATCACCGGTAGTTGTGGGAAGAGTACCACCAAGGAAGCTATCGCATGTATTGCAGGACAACTCGGCCCGACAGCAAAAACTCCTGGAAACCTCAACAGTGAGTATGGACTACCCTTGAGTACCTTCTCTTTGGAGAAGGAAAGCCGCTATGGAATCTTTGAGATGGGTATCGACCATGTCGGGGAAATGGATAGAATGGTTTCAATCCTCAAACCCGATATTGCACTTCTCACAAATATTGGGATTTCCCATCTTGAGAAATTTGGGAGTCAGGAAATCATCGCCCACGAGAAAGCAAAGATTTTCCATTCAGGGATCGAAGCAGGGTTTGTAAGTCGATCCTGTAAATATCTGCCAAGCATTGAGAAACAAGTCTCAAGAAGGCTGTATCGCTATGATGGTGATGCAGTGAAGGCTGTTGACCTGGGGTTGGAAGGCTGGATGGTGACCTATGAAGGGGAAACCTTCCAGATCAGGGCAGTAGGTAAACATTTGCTCGAAGATGTCTTTGGAGCTATTGCTATAGGAGCTTATCTTGGGGCAAGTCCAAGGGAAATCGCCCAAGCTCTGGAGGGGTTCACCCCGATGCAGGGAAGAAGCTCGGTATACCGCAGTGACATCACCATCATCGATGACTCCTACAATGCCAGCCTGGATTCCACAAGAAGTATTCTCTCATATATTTCAAGCCTCAAATGGGAGGGGGAGAAGAAAATTGTGCTCGGCCCTATGAAGGAACTGGGTAACCAGTCTCGTATTGCACATCGCTCGGTTGCGCATCTGCTTGCAAAATCCTCTTTTGCCAGAGCTTACCTCTATGGAAGTGAAATGGAAGAGGCGGCAAGCCAGCTTAGTCGCCAGGGATATGCAGAAAAAATCTCATTTACCGAGAACTTCGAGGAGTTGGAACATACTGTTGAGAGACAGAGCAATCGTGGTGATCTGTTCTTACTTAAGGCCTCACGCTCAGTTGGTATGGAACGGCTTATCCCTTCTCTTACTGAATATGCTGCAAGGAGGCCGATGAGGTATGCTTGA
- the rsmH gene encoding 16S rRNA (cytosine(1402)-N(4))-methyltransferase RsmH, protein MEYVHYSVMTQEILEYLVPPNDRPSKMVDCTCGEGGHTFLFLSKYQNLEVTGLDRDREIQKKAIKRMESFGDRFTPRNIWFDDFFSEYGQQDLDLVLFDLGISSFHFEESERGFSFRKGEELDMRLDKDAPISAQDVVNGYQEKRLADVIYQFGEERYSRRIARAIVEARKLHRITGSEELASIIYKSVPPNYRYGRIHPATRSFQAIRIEVNRELDRIEPALKGAVRALRSGGRLAVISFHSLEDRPVKWLFKGMAEGSEATIRILTKKPLIPSEQEVSENPASRSAKLRIIEKL, encoded by the coding sequence ATGGAGTATGTTCACTACTCGGTAATGACCCAAGAAATCCTCGAGTACTTGGTGCCACCAAATGATCGGCCGTCCAAGATGGTCGACTGTACCTGTGGAGAAGGTGGGCATACGTTCCTATTCCTCTCCAAATACCAAAACCTGGAAGTAACAGGGCTGGATCGTGACCGTGAAATCCAGAAGAAAGCGATCAAGCGTATGGAATCCTTTGGAGATCGTTTCACCCCCAGGAATATCTGGTTTGATGATTTCTTCTCTGAATATGGGCAACAGGACTTGGATCTGGTTCTCTTTGACCTAGGCATTTCCAGTTTTCACTTTGAAGAGTCCGAACGCGGTTTTTCATTCAGGAAAGGTGAGGAGCTGGATATGAGGCTGGACAAGGATGCCCCCATCAGTGCCCAGGATGTGGTGAACGGATACCAGGAAAAACGTCTAGCCGATGTCATCTATCAATTTGGTGAGGAGCGATACTCTAGGCGTATTGCCCGGGCAATCGTAGAGGCACGGAAGCTGCATAGGATAACTGGTAGTGAGGAACTGGCTTCCATCATCTACAAATCAGTTCCCCCCAACTATCGCTATGGAAGGATTCATCCAGCTACCAGGAGCTTCCAGGCTATTCGAATCGAGGTGAACCGAGAGTTGGATAGAATTGAACCGGCACTCAAAGGTGCTGTACGGGCCTTGAGGAGTGGAGGAAGACTTGCCGTCATAAGCTTCCATTCCTTGGAGGACCGGCCGGTGAAGTGGCTGTTCAAGGGAATGGCAGAGGGGAGTGAGGCAACCATAAGGATCCTTACGAAAAAACCCCTGATACCCAGTGAGCAAGAAGTAAGTGAGAACCCAGCAAGCAGGAGTGCAAAACTGAGAATCATCGAAAAGCTGTAA
- the mraZ gene encoding division/cell wall cluster transcriptional repressor MraZ, translating to MLTGEFYNTIDDKGRILIPSRLRSALEGEALYVTRGLENCLWLMLPTDFEKLKNTIMNGPGAMFDRKLRILQRGMIAPAQLCEFDKVGRINIPQSLRESVSLAAKEDSVLLGTGNYLELWNRSAYEQYLHASMDEFLDAAQSLSEMIREDF from the coding sequence ATGTTGACTGGTGAGTTTTACAACACCATTGACGACAAGGGTCGTATACTCATCCCTTCCCGATTGCGGAGCGCATTGGAAGGGGAGGCCCTCTATGTGACCAGAGGTCTGGAGAACTGTCTCTGGCTTATGCTTCCCACCGATTTTGAGAAACTCAAGAACACAATCATGAACGGTCCTGGTGCAATGTTCGACCGGAAGCTCAGGATTCTGCAACGCGGTATGATAGCTCCGGCGCAGTTGTGTGAGTTTGACAAGGTTGGGAGAATCAACATCCCACAGAGCCTCAGGGAGAGTGTCTCCCTTGCCGCCAAAGAGGATTCGGTTCTCCTTGGCACCGGTAATTATCTGGAGCTCTGGAACCGAAGTGCCTATGAGCAATACCTGCATGCAAGCATGGATGAGTTCCTTGATGCTGCACAGTCGCTCAGCGAAATGATCAGGGAGGACTTCTGA